Proteins co-encoded in one Rhodococcus sp. PAMC28707 genomic window:
- a CDS encoding SDR family oxidoreductase yields MNDMLEGRVVIVTGAGRGLGRAHALAFAAAGAKVVVNDFDPGKDGRPTGESPAEQVVETIRAAGGEAVVNGDDIADWDGAERLVNTALDGFGRLDVLVNNGGFLRDRMLATMSEEEWDAVIRVHLKGHFAPMRHASTYWRAQAKAGNAVDARIINTSSGAGLLGSIGQGNYAAAKAGIATLTIQAAAEFARYGITVNAIAPAARTRMTVGAGGAMAETMAAPEEGFDAMAPENVSPLVVWLGSAASAHVTGRVFEVEGGKVSLADGWRHGTVIDKGARWDPQELGPVVDELIGGAVPPTPVYGA; encoded by the coding sequence GTGAATGACATGCTCGAGGGACGCGTTGTAATCGTGACCGGAGCCGGCCGCGGTTTGGGGCGCGCACACGCTTTGGCTTTCGCGGCCGCAGGCGCCAAAGTTGTCGTCAACGATTTCGACCCAGGCAAAGATGGACGTCCGACCGGGGAGAGCCCGGCTGAGCAGGTCGTCGAAACCATTCGGGCCGCGGGCGGTGAAGCTGTGGTCAACGGAGACGACATTGCCGACTGGGACGGTGCCGAGCGGCTCGTGAACACGGCACTCGATGGCTTCGGACGTCTCGACGTTCTTGTCAACAACGGTGGATTTCTGCGTGACCGCATGCTCGCGACGATGAGCGAAGAAGAGTGGGATGCGGTCATCCGAGTGCATCTCAAAGGACACTTCGCACCGATGCGTCATGCCAGCACCTATTGGCGCGCACAGGCGAAGGCAGGCAATGCCGTCGATGCGCGCATCATCAACACCAGTTCGGGTGCAGGCCTGCTGGGCAGCATCGGACAGGGGAACTACGCGGCGGCCAAAGCCGGAATCGCGACGCTCACCATCCAGGCCGCAGCCGAGTTCGCTCGGTACGGAATCACTGTCAACGCGATCGCACCCGCTGCGCGTACGCGCATGACCGTCGGTGCGGGAGGCGCGATGGCAGAGACCATGGCGGCGCCTGAGGAAGGCTTCGACGCGATGGCGCCGGAGAACGTCTCTCCCTTGGTCGTGTGGCTGGGCAGCGCAGCTTCCGCTCATGTCACCGGAAGGGTCTTCGAGGTCGAGGGCGGCAAAGTGTCTCTCGCGGACGGTTGGCGCCACGGGACCGTCATCGACAAGGGTGCCCGTTGGGATCCGCAGGAACTCGGACCGGTCGTCGACGAGCTGATCGGTGGCGCCGTACCGCCGACACCCGTGTACGGAGCCTGA
- a CDS encoding FadD3 family acyl-CoA ligase → MIEGPSTTPAALTRAAQTHPDRLAIIDGAVSLTFAQLHEQVEAFASSLIAAGVEAGARVAIWSPNTYHWIVAALGTHWAGGVVVPINTRYTGTEAADIIERVHAAALVVVGDFLGTDRLDRLREAAPELQVPLVVRIPLSGTDQPKPGVTDWDEFFDIGTAASHAEADVRSAAVDAESVSDILFTSGTTGRSKGVLSAHRQLMSVAQSWTENAALTAEDNYLIINPFFHSFGYKAGFVTALLAGATVIPMAVFDVEAVMAIVSEQRISVLPGAPTIYQSILDHPRRAHYDMSNLRIAVTGAAPVPVALVERMQTELSFDAVLTAYGQTEAVVATMCRIDDDPVTVSTSSGRATAGFEIRIGDQNEILLRGPNVMLGYLDDPEATAKTIDSDGWLHTGDVGVLDDRGYLDITDRLKDMYISGGFNVYPAEIEAMLLRLPGVYEAAVIGVPDERMGEVGRAYVVLGPGTDLSEEAIVSFCKDKLAGFKAPRSVQFTGALPRNASGKVLKNELREKKS, encoded by the coding sequence ATGATCGAAGGACCGAGCACGACACCGGCAGCGCTCACTCGCGCCGCCCAGACCCATCCCGACCGTCTCGCGATCATCGACGGCGCTGTCAGCCTGACCTTCGCCCAGCTGCACGAGCAGGTAGAAGCATTCGCTTCCTCGCTCATTGCCGCTGGGGTCGAAGCAGGTGCGCGCGTTGCGATCTGGTCGCCGAATACCTACCACTGGATCGTGGCAGCGCTCGGTACCCATTGGGCAGGCGGCGTCGTCGTTCCCATCAACACCCGCTATACCGGCACCGAGGCCGCCGACATCATCGAACGTGTGCACGCCGCGGCCCTCGTAGTGGTCGGTGACTTTCTCGGTACCGATCGACTCGATCGACTGCGCGAGGCTGCACCCGAGTTGCAGGTACCGCTCGTCGTGCGAATCCCACTGAGCGGCACCGATCAGCCGAAACCCGGTGTCACCGACTGGGACGAATTCTTCGATATCGGTACCGCCGCGTCCCATGCAGAGGCCGACGTGCGCAGCGCAGCGGTCGACGCCGAATCCGTCTCCGATATTTTGTTCACTTCGGGCACCACAGGTCGCAGCAAAGGCGTGCTGAGCGCGCACCGTCAACTCATGTCAGTGGCGCAGTCCTGGACCGAGAACGCCGCACTCACCGCAGAAGACAACTACCTGATCATCAATCCGTTCTTTCACAGCTTCGGATACAAGGCAGGTTTCGTCACCGCGCTACTCGCCGGGGCCACAGTGATACCGATGGCAGTGTTCGATGTGGAGGCCGTGATGGCCATCGTGTCCGAGCAGCGAATCAGCGTCCTCCCCGGTGCGCCGACGATCTACCAGAGCATTCTCGATCACCCGCGGCGTGCCCACTACGACATGTCCAACCTTCGAATTGCCGTCACGGGTGCGGCCCCGGTCCCGGTGGCTCTGGTCGAACGGATGCAGACCGAACTGTCCTTCGATGCCGTCCTCACCGCCTACGGCCAGACCGAAGCGGTAGTGGCGACGATGTGTCGCATCGACGACGACCCGGTCACCGTGTCCACCTCGTCGGGACGCGCCACCGCAGGTTTCGAAATCCGAATCGGGGACCAGAACGAGATCCTCTTGCGTGGCCCCAACGTGATGCTCGGTTATCTGGACGATCCCGAGGCGACGGCCAAGACCATCGACTCGGATGGATGGCTGCATACCGGCGACGTCGGGGTCCTCGACGACCGCGGTTATCTCGACATAACCGACCGCCTCAAAGACATGTACATCAGCGGCGGATTCAACGTCTACCCGGCCGAAATCGAAGCGATGTTGCTGCGACTTCCCGGGGTGTACGAGGCAGCTGTGATCGGTGTACCCGACGAGCGGATGGGCGAGGTCGGCCGCGCCTACGTCGTCCTGGGGCCAGGCACCGATCTGTCCGAGGAGGCGATCGTCTCCTTCTGCAAGGACAAGCTAGCCGGCTTCAAAGCACCCCGGTCGGTGCAGTTCACGGGAGCTCTGCCTCGGAATGCGTCGGGCAAAGTGCTGAAAAACGAATTGCGCGAGAAGAAGTCGTGA
- a CDS encoding ferredoxin--NADP reductase: MTLVEAPRSTRSVVVTVAAVVEETADARSLVFDVPTDSRERLKYKPGQFLTLRIPSEREGSVARCYSLASSPFTDEHLKVTVKRTDGGFGSNWLCDNVAVGDRIEVLPPAGVFTVVDLDEDVALFAAGSGITPVMSILKSILDQGNGKVALLYANRDENSVIFATELRELAAEFDDRLTIVHWLESVQGRPTIGQLATLSQHWIDRHAYICGPKPFMDAIHGSLTSAGASRSKIHTEIFVSLTGDPFAPVIEDLSALDATDAPAPASVEVEIDGESHEMTWPRSSTLVDVMLSKNLDVPYSCREGECGSCACRVLDGEVEMANSSILDPADIEEGYILACQARPVSDRLKIEF; the protein is encoded by the coding sequence ATGACATTGGTCGAGGCGCCGCGCAGTACACGGTCGGTGGTGGTGACAGTTGCTGCCGTAGTAGAGGAGACCGCGGACGCGCGCTCGTTGGTCTTCGACGTACCTACCGACAGTCGGGAGCGCTTGAAGTACAAGCCGGGCCAGTTTCTGACGTTGCGGATTCCGAGTGAGCGCGAAGGCTCGGTGGCGCGTTGCTATTCGTTGGCGAGTTCGCCGTTCACCGACGAACACCTCAAGGTGACGGTCAAACGCACCGACGGTGGCTTCGGTTCGAACTGGCTGTGCGACAACGTCGCTGTCGGGGATCGCATCGAAGTGCTGCCTCCGGCTGGGGTGTTCACCGTGGTGGACCTCGACGAAGACGTCGCGCTCTTCGCAGCAGGCAGTGGCATCACCCCGGTGATGTCGATCCTGAAATCGATTCTCGACCAGGGCAATGGCAAGGTTGCGCTGCTCTACGCCAATCGTGACGAGAACTCGGTCATCTTCGCTACGGAGCTACGAGAGTTGGCCGCCGAATTCGACGATCGACTGACCATCGTCCACTGGCTGGAATCTGTGCAGGGGCGACCCACCATCGGCCAACTGGCAACGCTGTCGCAGCATTGGATCGACAGACACGCATATATCTGTGGGCCCAAGCCGTTCATGGATGCCATCCACGGGTCGCTGACATCCGCCGGTGCGTCGCGAAGCAAGATCCACACGGAAATTTTCGTCTCACTGACCGGAGACCCTTTTGCGCCGGTGATCGAAGATCTGAGCGCACTCGACGCTACCGACGCGCCCGCACCTGCGTCGGTAGAGGTCGAGATCGACGGTGAATCTCACGAGATGACCTGGCCTCGTAGCTCGACGCTCGTCGACGTGATGTTGTCCAAGAATCTCGACGTTCCGTATTCGTGCCGAGAGGGCGAATGCGGTTCGTGCGCCTGCCGTGTCCTCGACGGTGAAGTAGAGATGGCGAATTCTTCCATACTCGATCCTGCCGACATCGAAGAGGGATACATTCTCGCCTGCCAAGCACGCCCGGTGAGTGACAGGCTGAAAATCGAATTCTGA
- a CDS encoding SDR family oxidoreductase: MGKLDGKVALITGAGQGIGQGIALALAKEGASIAVAGRTESKLHDTCAMLTEIGVRSEAVVCNVKDRADIVAAVEQTVSALGSVDILVNNANDCKPGPILSIVDEEYERSFASGPLAALRLMQLCHPHMKARGGGVIINMVTAASVRWDASNYGAYASIKEGMRSLTRSAACEWGEDRIRVLAVAPHAKTPALERWMGKNPEEAAEFVESIPLGRVGDPEADIGRAVVFLVSDDAGYLTGATIPLDGGQSRWG, encoded by the coding sequence ATGGGAAAGCTCGACGGCAAGGTTGCACTCATCACGGGTGCGGGTCAAGGTATCGGCCAAGGTATCGCACTTGCGTTGGCAAAGGAAGGCGCGTCCATTGCCGTTGCCGGCCGCACCGAAAGCAAACTGCACGACACCTGCGCAATGCTGACCGAAATCGGAGTTCGTAGCGAAGCAGTCGTCTGCAATGTGAAAGATCGAGCGGACATCGTTGCCGCTGTGGAACAGACCGTGAGTGCTCTTGGGTCAGTGGACATCCTGGTGAACAACGCCAACGACTGCAAGCCCGGACCGATATTGTCGATTGTCGACGAAGAGTACGAAAGATCTTTTGCATCGGGGCCCCTGGCAGCCCTGCGCTTGATGCAACTGTGTCATCCACACATGAAGGCGCGTGGGGGCGGCGTGATCATCAATATGGTGACAGCGGCGTCGGTGCGCTGGGACGCGAGTAACTACGGTGCCTACGCTTCGATCAAAGAGGGAATGCGCTCGCTCACCCGGTCCGCTGCCTGCGAATGGGGCGAGGACCGAATCCGCGTTCTGGCAGTGGCCCCGCACGCGAAGACCCCGGCCCTGGAACGATGGATGGGCAAGAATCCAGAGGAAGCAGCCGAGTTCGTCGAGAGTATTCCGCTCGGACGGGTCGGCGATCCGGAAGCAGATATCGGCCGCGCCGTGGTGTTCCTCGTCAGCGATGATGCCGGCTATCTCACCGGAGCCACGATTCCTCTCGACGGCGGACAGTCGCGCTGGGGATGA
- a CDS encoding SDR family oxidoreductase, with amino-acid sequence MTTPRAFDFSHRSIVVTGGTKGIGFEIATAFLAAGADVMVCGRTVPETLPSFDGRSAKFRATDVRDPADAAGLIEDALAAHGRLDVLVNNAGGSPDADAATVSPRFVEKIVALNLLAPFNVSQAANAVMQTQPEGGSIVNIGSVSAHDPQPGTAAYSAAKAGLLVLTKALALEWAPKVRINHITTGLIRTDSAAAVYGDDGGAAVVRTLPIGRMAVPADIAGACLFLSSEWASYVNGADLAVHGGGEYPARYLATHP; translated from the coding sequence GTGACAACCCCCAGAGCATTCGACTTCTCCCATCGCAGCATCGTCGTCACCGGCGGCACCAAAGGTATCGGCTTCGAAATCGCCACCGCGTTCTTGGCGGCCGGTGCTGACGTAATGGTCTGCGGCCGCACAGTCCCCGAGACGTTGCCGAGCTTCGACGGACGCAGTGCGAAATTCCGTGCAACGGACGTCCGCGACCCGGCCGACGCCGCCGGATTGATCGAGGATGCTCTCGCAGCCCACGGCCGACTCGACGTGCTGGTGAACAACGCGGGCGGCTCACCGGACGCCGATGCTGCAACCGTCTCACCACGATTCGTCGAGAAGATCGTGGCATTGAATCTTCTCGCACCTTTCAATGTGTCGCAGGCCGCCAACGCGGTGATGCAGACGCAACCCGAAGGTGGCTCGATCGTCAACATCGGTAGCGTGTCCGCACACGATCCGCAACCCGGAACCGCTGCTTACAGTGCAGCCAAAGCCGGTCTTCTGGTGCTCACCAAGGCCCTTGCGTTGGAGTGGGCCCCGAAAGTGCGGATCAACCACATCACGACCGGTCTGATCCGCACCGACAGCGCCGCCGCGGTGTACGGCGACGATGGCGGTGCGGCTGTAGTTCGTACCCTTCCGATCGGCCGGATGGCCGTTCCCGCAGACATCGCCGGAGCGTGCTTGTTCCTCTCCAGCGAGTGGGCGTCTTACGTCAACGGTGCCGACCTCGCCGTGCACGGAGGAGGCGAATACCCCGCTCGTTACCTGGCAACCCATCCCTGA
- a CDS encoding MaoC/PaaZ C-terminal domain-containing protein — MSLSEQTPTSPDQWKGVDLGTRTVSYEEKDAILYALAVGADAGQLDLVFEKNLRVLPTFALTLAQWAPDELGSRGGFDTTTALHGSQSMEVIAPLPTSGSVTMRASVGEVWDKGAAAVFEVKVESPFFVATWAIFAPGSGGFGGERGPAKTTRPEQSPSSTDVLRTSSNQAALYRLTGDRHHIHIDPAAAEAIGQPRPIMHGLCTLAASTLALASRLGVHPADLASVSGRFAAPLFPGDSPDLLSWDESDGTAFELVRDGQPVIAGARARFHSGE, encoded by the coding sequence ATGAGCCTTTCCGAGCAGACCCCCACGTCCCCGGACCAGTGGAAGGGCGTGGATCTCGGCACCCGGACGGTGTCCTACGAAGAGAAGGACGCCATCCTCTACGCGCTGGCGGTGGGTGCAGACGCCGGCCAGTTGGATCTCGTCTTCGAGAAGAATCTTCGTGTTCTGCCCACCTTCGCGTTGACCCTCGCACAATGGGCGCCCGACGAGTTGGGCTCACGCGGCGGCTTCGACACCACCACTGCACTTCACGGCTCACAAAGCATGGAGGTCATCGCCCCGCTGCCCACGAGTGGTTCGGTCACCATGCGGGCATCGGTGGGCGAGGTGTGGGACAAGGGCGCGGCGGCCGTGTTCGAGGTAAAGGTCGAATCGCCGTTCTTCGTGGCAACCTGGGCAATCTTCGCGCCGGGATCGGGTGGCTTCGGCGGCGAGCGAGGACCGGCGAAAACGACCCGACCCGAGCAGAGTCCTTCCTCGACCGATGTGCTCCGCACCAGCTCGAATCAAGCTGCGTTGTACCGCCTCACCGGCGATCGTCACCATATCCACATCGATCCGGCTGCAGCTGAGGCCATCGGCCAGCCGCGACCGATCATGCATGGTCTCTGCACTCTGGCGGCGAGCACTCTTGCACTTGCCAGCAGGCTCGGAGTCCATCCGGCTGACCTCGCCAGCGTGAGCGGACGCTTCGCAGCCCCGCTGTTCCCCGGTGACTCACCGGACTTGCTCTCGTGGGACGAGTCCGACGGCACCGCCTTCGAGTTGGTCCGCGACGGGCAGCCGGTCATCGCCGGAGCCCGTGCGCGGTTCCACTCGGGAGAATGA
- a CDS encoding lipid-transfer protein, which translates to MSSQLSGAAAIVGIGATEFSKNSGRSELQLACEAIVAALADAGIDPAEVDGLSTFTAETNGEAIVARNTGLGELKFFSRIGYGGGAACATVQQAAMAVATGVADVVVCYRAFNERSGTRYGLGQHDRPMDSTADRAAYAWLTPQGLSTPAQWVAMFARRYMHEYGATSEDFGRVAVVARAHAAVNPAAWFYNRPITLEDHQSSRWIAEPLHLLDCCQETDGGQALVIVSAERARDLKHAPAIIRGAAQGSGRDQHMMASYYRPEITGIPEMGVVAKQLYGQSGLTPADISAAILYDHFTPLVLPQLEELGFCGRGEAKDFIREGNLDIGGSLPTNTHGGQLGEAYLHGVNGIAEAVRLLRGTSTTQPNEVNNVLVTAGTAVPTSGLILGREQ; encoded by the coding sequence ATGAGTAGCCAGTTGTCCGGTGCTGCAGCCATTGTCGGAATCGGTGCGACCGAGTTCTCCAAGAATTCCGGGCGCAGTGAACTTCAGCTCGCCTGCGAGGCCATCGTCGCAGCTTTGGCGGATGCCGGTATCGATCCTGCCGAGGTCGACGGGTTGTCCACCTTCACTGCCGAGACCAACGGCGAGGCGATCGTTGCTCGCAATACCGGTCTCGGTGAACTGAAGTTCTTCTCGCGCATCGGATACGGCGGCGGCGCTGCATGTGCCACCGTGCAACAGGCAGCGATGGCGGTCGCCACGGGCGTCGCCGACGTCGTCGTCTGTTATCGCGCGTTCAACGAACGGTCCGGTACGCGTTACGGCTTGGGTCAGCACGACCGGCCGATGGACAGTACGGCCGATAGGGCCGCGTACGCGTGGCTGACGCCGCAGGGCTTGTCGACTCCTGCTCAGTGGGTTGCGATGTTCGCCCGTCGTTACATGCACGAATACGGCGCGACCAGTGAAGACTTCGGCCGTGTCGCCGTGGTGGCCCGGGCACATGCCGCGGTCAATCCCGCCGCGTGGTTCTACAACCGGCCCATCACACTCGAAGATCACCAGAGTTCTCGATGGATCGCCGAACCGCTGCACTTGCTGGACTGCTGTCAGGAAACCGACGGGGGACAGGCATTGGTCATCGTGTCTGCCGAGCGTGCACGGGATCTGAAGCACGCCCCGGCGATAATCCGAGGTGCTGCGCAGGGATCGGGTCGAGATCAGCACATGATGGCGAGCTACTACCGCCCCGAGATCACCGGCATCCCCGAAATGGGAGTGGTGGCGAAGCAGTTGTACGGCCAGAGTGGGTTGACGCCTGCTGATATCTCTGCCGCAATCCTCTACGACCACTTCACTCCCTTGGTTCTTCCGCAGCTCGAGGAACTGGGCTTTTGTGGGCGCGGCGAGGCGAAGGATTTCATTCGCGAAGGAAATCTCGATATCGGTGGATCCTTGCCCACCAATACGCACGGAGGCCAGCTGGGGGAGGCCTATCTACACGGGGTGAACGGTATCGCCGAAGCCGTGCGCCTACTGCGCGGGACGTCGACTACCCAACCGAACGAAGTGAACAACGTACTGGTCACCGCCGGTACAGCCGTGCCCACCAGTGGGCTGATCCTAGGACGCGAGCAATGA
- a CDS encoding MaoC family dehydratase, whose product MINPAVSGRVSSDCAVGEELPESVVPITRALIVAGALATRDFQDVHHDAVQAVARGSKDIFMNILTTNGLVGQFVSAWAGPAATVRRIKVRLGAPNYPGDDMHLSGTVSSKDGDTIVVAVRGRNSLGDHVNGTVTVAYESPGAR is encoded by the coding sequence ATGATCAACCCCGCGGTAAGTGGTCGAGTCTCGAGTGATTGTGCAGTGGGAGAGGAACTACCGGAGTCGGTCGTGCCGATCACGCGTGCGCTGATCGTCGCAGGTGCGCTTGCGACGCGCGACTTCCAAGACGTGCATCACGACGCGGTGCAGGCGGTCGCGCGTGGGTCGAAGGACATCTTCATGAACATATTGACCACCAATGGTCTGGTGGGACAGTTCGTCAGCGCGTGGGCGGGTCCTGCTGCGACCGTGCGAAGAATAAAGGTCCGGCTCGGGGCGCCCAACTATCCTGGAGACGATATGCATTTGAGTGGAACGGTGTCCAGCAAGGACGGCGACACGATTGTGGTGGCAGTGCGCGGCCGCAACAGTCTCGGTGATCATGTCAACGGGACTGTGACTGTCGCATATGAATCCCCGGGTGCTCGATGA
- a CDS encoding acyl-CoA dehydrogenase family protein, giving the protein MDFSFSEEQRTIGELAGDVFGARASTDRIVVVEASTDRIDRDLWDELGRTGVLGVAVGEEFGGSDLDFSALCVVLVEQGRRVAPVPLWPHLVSALVIGEFGTEEQKSEWLPAASDGSKILTVGLEGFGPFGSGAPSMTAAEVDGVWRVTGSKVAVPSVHVAARVVVSAETPSGPALFLLDPSSEGVSRQDNESTTHELCADITAEGARADILGAADGSAVGRIESYAEIALAAVQLGVAESAVTQAVAYLNERVQFGRPLATFQAVAHQLADCYIDLEAMRVTLWQAAGLLSAKQDPGTSVLVAKWWASDAGARVVHRTQHVHGGIGVDTDYPIHRYLLWGKQIGATLGGAASDLNRLGDLLATGVEVIA; this is encoded by the coding sequence ATGGATTTCAGTTTCAGCGAAGAGCAGCGCACGATCGGTGAACTTGCCGGCGATGTCTTCGGAGCGCGCGCAAGCACCGACCGAATCGTGGTCGTGGAGGCCTCGACGGATCGGATCGATCGGGACCTGTGGGACGAGCTGGGCCGCACCGGCGTGCTCGGTGTCGCGGTAGGTGAAGAATTCGGTGGAAGCGACCTCGATTTCTCCGCACTCTGCGTCGTGCTGGTCGAACAAGGGCGCCGGGTTGCACCGGTCCCACTGTGGCCACACCTGGTGAGTGCGTTGGTCATCGGCGAGTTCGGAACCGAGGAGCAAAAGAGCGAGTGGCTCCCCGCCGCATCCGATGGCTCGAAAATTCTGACGGTCGGACTCGAAGGTTTCGGTCCCTTCGGCAGCGGTGCACCGTCCATGACCGCCGCAGAGGTCGACGGCGTCTGGCGCGTGACCGGATCGAAGGTTGCGGTCCCGTCGGTGCATGTGGCCGCAAGAGTTGTGGTCTCCGCCGAGACTCCCTCGGGCCCAGCGCTCTTTCTGTTGGATCCGTCCTCCGAGGGTGTGAGCCGCCAGGACAACGAGTCCACGACGCACGAACTCTGCGCCGATATCACCGCCGAGGGCGCGCGCGCCGATATTCTCGGTGCAGCTGACGGTAGTGCGGTCGGTCGGATCGAGTCCTACGCCGAAATCGCTTTGGCTGCAGTTCAGTTGGGTGTCGCCGAAAGTGCAGTGACGCAGGCGGTTGCGTATCTGAACGAACGAGTCCAGTTCGGTCGACCGCTCGCCACGTTCCAAGCGGTGGCCCATCAGCTCGCCGACTGCTATATCGACCTCGAAGCCATGCGCGTCACCCTCTGGCAGGCAGCCGGGCTCCTGTCTGCGAAGCAGGACCCGGGTACCTCGGTGTTGGTGGCCAAGTGGTGGGCCAGCGACGCCGGAGCGCGAGTCGTGCACCGAACCCAGCATGTACACGGTGGTATCGGCGTGGACACCGACTACCCGATTCATCGCTACCTGCTGTGGGGCAAGCAGATCGGCGCCACGCTGGGCGGCGCGGCGTCCGACCTGAACCGGCTCGGCGACCTCTTGGCGACCGGGGTCGAGGTCATCGCATGA
- a CDS encoding OB-fold domain-containing protein gives MTEVSARLREFEGAVLVPPTLGPDPVNAPMIRHWTEVMGGGDSAVGDPKHADGSVAPAAMLQVWTMKSYTDKMSGVDPSPTWTELIAILDDAGFTSVVATDSDMEFFRELRPGDHLQVSEVVEAISEEKKTGLGVGHFITTLKTYRDTDDLVVGTQRWRTLRYRPAQKAVARTLRPRPALNDDNAFWFAAALEHRLVIQRCASCGVLRHPTGPMCGQCQSTDWDTVDASGRGHVYSFVVNHHPQIDAFDYPLIVAVIELEEGTRLVANMTGIEPADVTIDMAVELTWIDADSDLTLPAFRPISSQEH, from the coding sequence ATGACCGAGGTGAGCGCGCGCCTGCGCGAATTCGAGGGCGCGGTACTGGTCCCACCGACACTCGGACCGGACCCGGTGAATGCGCCGATGATCAGACATTGGACGGAGGTCATGGGGGGCGGGGACTCGGCGGTTGGGGATCCCAAGCATGCCGACGGTTCGGTTGCACCCGCCGCCATGCTCCAGGTGTGGACGATGAAGTCCTACACGGACAAGATGTCCGGAGTCGACCCTTCGCCGACCTGGACCGAACTGATCGCGATCCTCGACGACGCCGGATTCACCTCGGTGGTCGCCACCGATTCCGATATGGAGTTCTTCCGAGAGCTACGTCCAGGTGACCATCTTCAGGTGTCGGAAGTTGTCGAAGCAATTTCCGAGGAGAAGAAGACCGGGCTCGGCGTCGGGCATTTCATCACCACGCTCAAGACGTATCGCGATACCGACGACTTGGTCGTCGGCACACAGCGGTGGCGTACGTTGCGGTACCGGCCGGCTCAGAAAGCAGTTGCTCGCACCCTGCGACCCCGTCCGGCGCTGAACGACGACAATGCGTTCTGGTTCGCAGCCGCCCTCGAACACCGGTTGGTGATACAGCGTTGCGCGTCCTGCGGTGTGCTTCGACATCCGACCGGTCCGATGTGTGGACAGTGCCAATCCACCGACTGGGACACCGTGGACGCGTCAGGGCGCGGTCATGTGTACAGCTTCGTCGTAAACCACCACCCACAGATCGATGCCTTCGATTATCCGTTGATCGTCGCTGTCATCGAACTCGAGGAGGGCACTCGCTTGGTCGCCAATATGACCGGCATCGAGCCTGCGGACGTCACCATCGACATGGCCGTCGAGTTGACCTGGATCGACGCCGACTCGGATCTGACTTTGCCTGCCTTCCGGCCTATTTCATCTCAGGAGCACTGA
- a CDS encoding acyl-CoA dehydrogenase family protein — MDLKETPEQSALRQELRTYFAELLPPEKRRVAGEQGVGGEHFREIVRLLGKDGWLGIGWPVEFGGQGRSAEDQFVFFDEVQRAGLPFPFVTVNTVGPTLMKFGTEEQKERFLPGILAGEIVFAIGYTEPEAGTDLASLRTKAVRDGEDWVVNGNKIFTSGANTADYVWLAARTDPDAPKHRGISILIVPTDDEGFSWSPINTVGGLMVTSTYYSDIRITDAEVVGEINGGWQLITAQLNHERIGLAALGGRTLGLWRQVFDWAQDNGALEIPWVRIEFARTHAKLEAMRLMNWKMAAAVAQDTLSGADAGAIKTYGTETHIEVYRALQGILGAVGRLRPGSPGAVLGGQIEQISRQSVVNTFGGGVNEVLRDMVGTMGLGLVRAKRNA; from the coding sequence ATGGATCTCAAGGAAACACCAGAACAGAGCGCTCTCCGACAGGAGTTACGCACATATTTTGCAGAGCTGCTGCCGCCGGAGAAGCGACGCGTCGCCGGAGAGCAAGGTGTCGGAGGTGAGCACTTTCGGGAGATAGTGCGGTTGCTCGGCAAAGACGGATGGCTCGGAATCGGCTGGCCCGTGGAGTTCGGCGGCCAGGGACGCTCTGCCGAGGATCAGTTCGTGTTCTTCGACGAGGTTCAGCGGGCCGGACTGCCGTTCCCGTTCGTCACCGTCAACACGGTCGGTCCGACGCTGATGAAGTTCGGTACCGAAGAGCAGAAGGAACGCTTTCTGCCCGGCATCCTGGCGGGTGAGATCGTTTTCGCCATCGGCTACACCGAGCCCGAGGCAGGCACCGATCTCGCGTCGCTGCGGACGAAAGCAGTCCGGGACGGTGAGGACTGGGTTGTCAACGGCAACAAGATCTTCACCAGTGGCGCCAACACGGCCGATTACGTGTGGCTCGCAGCCCGCACGGACCCGGATGCTCCGAAGCATCGCGGGATCTCGATTCTCATCGTGCCCACCGACGACGAGGGCTTCAGCTGGTCGCCCATCAACACCGTCGGTGGATTGATGGTCACCTCGACGTACTACAGCGATATTCGTATCACGGACGCCGAAGTGGTGGGCGAGATCAACGGAGGCTGGCAGCTCATCACGGCGCAGCTCAATCACGAACGGATCGGCCTCGCCGCGCTCGGCGGCCGAACACTCGGTCTCTGGCGTCAGGTATTCGACTGGGCGCAAGACAACGGTGCACTCGAGATTCCCTGGGTACGTATCGAATTCGCACGCACCCACGCCAAGCTCGAGGCGATGCGGCTGATGAACTGGAAGATGGCCGCTGCCGTCGCACAGGACACCTTGTCCGGAGCGGACGCGGGCGCCATCAAGACCTACGGCACGGAGACGCACATCGAGGTCTACCGCGCACTGCAGGGCATCCTCGGTGCAGTGGGGCGTCTCCGGCCCGGTTCTCCCGGTGCAGTTCTCGGCGGCCAGATCGAACAAATTTCCAGGCAATCCGTCGTGAACACCTTCGGCGGTGGGGTCAACGAAGTCCTGCGCGACATGGTCGGCACGATGGGCCTCGGCCTGGTTCGCGCCAAGAGGAACGCATGA